One Bacillus sp. 1780r2a1 DNA segment encodes these proteins:
- a CDS encoding biotin transporter BioY, with the protein MFAALMAIGANITSWAPFLQVAGVPLSMQPFFVILAGILLGSRLGAISMIVYFLVGLAGAPVFAQFKSGASVLFGSTGGFLLSYIVAAYVVGKVIEWKGKPHFSVFISAALAGIAIIYIIGTTYMYMAVNYWLEAPAMSYATAWKIMIWFGVKDIIFTIIAALIAPRIYKALTASPYYKGIHSNKAV; encoded by the coding sequence ATGTTCGCAGCTCTCATGGCTATTGGTGCAAATATTACATCTTGGGCACCATTCTTACAGGTAGCTGGCGTTCCACTGTCTATGCAACCATTTTTCGTAATACTAGCCGGGATTTTATTAGGAAGTCGCTTAGGGGCTATTTCCATGATTGTATACTTCCTTGTGGGGCTTGCAGGAGCACCTGTATTTGCTCAGTTTAAATCAGGAGCTAGCGTTTTATTTGGCAGTACGGGCGGCTTTTTATTATCATATATTGTTGCTGCTTATGTAGTAGGAAAAGTTATTGAATGGAAAGGGAAACCTCATTTTTCAGTATTTATAAGTGCTGCACTTGCAGGTATTGCCATTATCTATATTATTGGAACAACATATATGTACATGGCTGTTAACTATTGGTTAGAAGCTCCGGCAATGAGCTATGCGACTGCTTGGAAAATTATGATTTGGTTTGGTGTAAAAGACATTATCTTTACAATTATTGCGGCGTTAATTGCGCCTCGAATTTATAAAGCTTTAACAGCTTCTCCTTATTACAAAGGAATTCATTCAAATAAAGCTGTATAG
- the glpK gene encoding glycerol kinase GlpK, with protein MEKYILSLDQGTTSSRAMLFNKKGEIVHVAQKEFTQYFPNPGWVEHNANEIWGSILSVIASCLSESGITPEQIEAIGITNQRETAVVWEKATGKPVYNAIVWQSRQTAGICEELKEKGYNDTFRSKTGLLIDAYFSGTKVKWILDNVEGAREKAENGELLFGTIDTWLIWKLSGGKAHVTDYSNASRTLMFNIYDLQWDDELLDILSVPKSMLPEVKPSSEVYGHTVDYHFFGHNIPIAGAAGDQQAALFGQACYEKGMAKNTYGTGCFMLMNTGEKAVKSDHGLLTTLAWGVDGKVEYALEGSIFVAGSAIQWLRDGLRMFKDAKETEKYANRVDSTDGVYMVPAFVGLGTPYWDSDVRGAMFGLTRGTKKEHFVRATLEALAYQTKDVLSAMEADSGITLKTLRVDGGAVKNNFLMQFQSDLLNVPVERPEINETTALGAAYLAGLAVGYWKDREEIAQQWNMEKSFEPDMEESRREDLYAGWKKAVNATMAFK; from the coding sequence ATGGAAAAATATATTTTATCATTAGACCAGGGAACAACGAGCTCTCGCGCAATGTTATTTAATAAAAAAGGCGAAATCGTTCACGTTGCTCAAAAAGAATTCACTCAATACTTTCCAAATCCAGGTTGGGTAGAGCATAATGCTAACGAAATTTGGGGGTCAATCCTATCGGTTATTGCTTCTTGTTTATCGGAATCAGGAATAACACCTGAACAAATTGAAGCAATTGGAATTACAAATCAGCGTGAAACAGCGGTTGTGTGGGAAAAAGCAACAGGAAAGCCAGTTTATAATGCAATTGTATGGCAATCTCGTCAAACAGCAGGAATTTGTGAAGAGCTAAAAGAAAAAGGATATAATGATACGTTTCGCTCGAAAACTGGTTTATTAATTGATGCATACTTCTCAGGTACAAAAGTAAAATGGATCTTAGATAATGTGGAAGGTGCACGTGAGAAAGCTGAAAACGGTGAGCTTTTGTTCGGTACAATTGATACATGGCTAATTTGGAAATTATCTGGAGGGAAAGCTCATGTAACCGATTACTCAAATGCGTCTCGTACACTAATGTTTAATATTTACGATTTACAATGGGATGATGAACTATTGGATATCTTATCGGTACCAAAATCAATGTTACCTGAGGTCAAACCGTCATCAGAAGTGTATGGACATACGGTTGATTACCATTTCTTTGGTCACAACATTCCAATCGCAGGAGCAGCAGGCGATCAGCAGGCAGCTTTATTTGGACAAGCGTGCTATGAAAAAGGAATGGCAAAGAATACGTATGGAACTGGTTGTTTCATGTTAATGAACACGGGTGAAAAAGCCGTTAAGTCTGATCATGGGCTTTTAACAACGCTAGCTTGGGGTGTAGATGGGAAAGTTGAATATGCACTAGAAGGAAGTATCTTTGTCGCTGGTTCTGCTATTCAGTGGCTTCGCGATGGGCTGCGCATGTTTAAGGATGCAAAAGAAACAGAAAAGTATGCTAATCGCGTAGATTCAACAGATGGTGTATACATGGTTCCAGCTTTTGTAGGCCTTGGCACACCGTATTGGGATAGTGACGTTCGAGGTGCCATGTTTGGCTTAACGCGAGGTACAAAAAAAGAGCATTTTGTTCGAGCTACGCTAGAAGCATTAGCATATCAAACAAAAGACGTGCTAAGCGCAATGGAAGCTGATTCGGGCATTACATTAAAAACCCTTCGTGTAGACGGTGGAGCAGTTAAAAACAACTTCTTAATGCAGTTCCAAAGCGACTTGTTAAATGTTCCCGTTGAGCGTCCTGAAATTAATGAAACAACGGCGTTAGGAGCAGCTTATCTTGCAGGTCTAGCTGTAGGCTACTGGAAAGACCGCGAAGAGATTGCGCAGCAGTGGAATATGGAAAAGTCGTTCGAACCTGATATGGAAGAAAGCCGTCGTGAAGACTTATATGCAGGCTGGAAAAAAGCAGTTAACGCAACAATGGCGTTTAAATAA
- a CDS encoding phospho-sugar mutase has product MNWKQVYTSWIENVHLDGELKEALASIKADEKQLEDCFYKNLEFGTGGMRGEIGPGTNRMNLYTIRKASKGFADYIASAGEEAKAQGVVIAYDSRHKSPEFAMEAAKTLATEGIKTYVFDELRPTPELSFAVRQLGAFGGIVITASHNPPEYNGYKVYGPDGGQLPPKEADELVGYVNAVENELELSVKEEQELKSAGLIEMVGASMDEAYNEKLKTILLNPSLAQEVGPELKVVFTPLHGTANKPVRKALETIGYTNVTVIAEQELPDPNFSTVKSPNPEEKAAFEYAVNKGKEIDADLLIATDPDADRLGIAVKDPSGEYALLTGNQTGAILLHYLLSQKKEQGVLPENGVVLKTIVTSEIGAEIARSFGLHVVDTLTGFKFIGEKIKQYEQTGEYEFQFGYEESYGYLIGSFARDKDAVQAAVLAVEVCAYYKKQGMTLYEALHQIFETYGFYQEGLKSLTLKGKEGSEQIQHILATFRNEPPKEIAGLKVSVLEDYTLGTRQFVESGKVEDIELPKSNVLKYVLEDGSWFCLRPSGTEPKVKFYFGVVTKDEQASANQLADVQKAVMNQVEEVINRVNA; this is encoded by the coding sequence ATGAACTGGAAGCAAGTATACACATCTTGGATTGAAAATGTACATTTAGATGGAGAGTTAAAGGAAGCGTTAGCAAGCATTAAAGCGGATGAGAAACAGCTGGAAGATTGTTTTTACAAAAACTTAGAGTTTGGTACAGGTGGAATGCGTGGCGAAATTGGTCCGGGTACTAACCGTATGAATTTGTATACCATTCGCAAAGCATCCAAAGGGTTTGCAGATTATATTGCTTCTGCAGGGGAAGAAGCAAAGGCACAAGGAGTTGTTATCGCTTACGATTCAAGACATAAATCGCCAGAATTTGCGATGGAAGCTGCTAAAACCCTTGCAACTGAAGGGATTAAAACATACGTATTTGATGAGCTTCGCCCAACCCCCGAGCTATCTTTCGCAGTTCGTCAATTAGGTGCTTTTGGTGGAATTGTTATTACAGCGAGTCATAATCCCCCTGAGTATAACGGTTACAAAGTATATGGCCCAGATGGTGGGCAGCTGCCTCCAAAAGAAGCAGATGAGCTTGTAGGCTACGTAAATGCTGTTGAAAACGAACTTGAACTGTCAGTAAAAGAAGAGCAAGAGTTGAAGTCAGCTGGATTGATTGAAATGGTTGGTGCTTCTATGGATGAGGCATATAATGAAAAGCTCAAAACCATCTTATTAAATCCTAGCTTAGCACAAGAGGTAGGTCCAGAATTAAAAGTAGTCTTTACACCACTTCACGGTACGGCTAATAAACCGGTTCGAAAAGCGTTAGAAACAATCGGTTATACGAACGTAACGGTTATTGCAGAACAAGAACTACCAGATCCTAATTTCTCAACAGTAAAGTCACCTAACCCTGAAGAGAAAGCAGCGTTTGAATATGCTGTTAATAAAGGCAAAGAAATTGATGCAGATTTATTGATTGCTACAGACCCAGATGCCGATCGATTGGGAATTGCTGTGAAGGATCCAAGCGGTGAATATGCATTGCTTACAGGAAACCAAACGGGAGCAATTTTACTTCACTACTTGCTTTCTCAGAAAAAAGAACAAGGTGTGCTTCCTGAAAACGGTGTTGTATTAAAAACAATCGTAACATCAGAAATAGGAGCTGAGATTGCTCGTTCGTTTGGCTTACATGTTGTCGACACGCTAACAGGGTTCAAGTTTATTGGAGAAAAAATCAAGCAATACGAGCAAACAGGGGAATACGAATTCCAATTTGGGTATGAAGAAAGCTATGGTTATTTAATTGGTAGCTTTGCACGTGATAAAGATGCGGTGCAAGCTGCTGTTTTAGCAGTTGAAGTATGCGCGTATTACAAAAAGCAAGGTATGACGCTTTACGAAGCGCTTCATCAAATTTTCGAAACTTATGGCTTCTATCAAGAAGGATTAAAGTCATTAACGTTAAAAGGAAAAGAAGGATCTGAACAAATTCAACATATTCTTGCGACGTTTAGAAATGAGCCACCAAAAGAGATTGCAGGTCTTAAAGTATCCGTTCTTGAAGACTATACGCTAGGAACTCGTCAGTTTGTTGAAAGTGGAAAAGTAGAAGATATTGAGCTTCCAAAATCAAACGTACTTAAATATGTACTAGAAGATGGTTCATGGTTCTGCTTACGTCCATCTGGTACAGAACCAAAAGTTAAGTTTTATTTTGGTGTCGTAACCAAAGATGAACAAGCGAGCGCTAACCAGTTAGCTGATGTTCAAAAAGCCGTTATGAATCAAGTAGAAGAAGTTATTAATCGTGTGAACGCTTAA
- a CDS encoding glycerol-3-phosphate dehydrogenase/oxidase, with protein sequence MFSSKMRVNKLEEMTTQKYDLLVIGGGITGSGIALDAANRGMKTALVEMQDFASGTSSRSTKLVHGGLRYLKQFEVKMVAEVGKERAIVYENGPHVTTPEWMLLPFHTGGTFGKYSTSVGLRVYDYLAGVKRSERRKMFSAEETLKREPLVKSQDLKGGGYYVEYKTDDARLTIEVAKEAANRGADLVNYTKVDEFIYDNGTVIGAVVVDQITKRSYKIHAKKIVNAAGPWVDSLREKDNSKKGKQLQLTKGIHLVIDQKRFPLQQAIYFDTPDGRMVFAIPRDGKTYVGTTDTVYKEDARHPQMTVKDREYVIDAINYMFPTVNITVDDVESSWAGVRPLIHEEGKDPSEISRKDEVWTSHSGLITIAGGKLTGYRKMAELVVNTVAEQLKAEGNAFKPSQTKYLPISGGDVGGSKNFPKFVEEKVKVGVELGLSPEAATKLVKRYGSNIDLLYRYMTDYKDKMKASNLPASVFLQVQYGIEEEMVTKPIDLFIRRTGALFFDIAWVREWKEAVIKYMAQELSWTPQQTSEYSQELNKHLHDAVVPVDEKGSQIADIS encoded by the coding sequence ATGTTTTCAAGCAAAATGCGTGTAAATAAATTAGAAGAAATGACAACTCAAAAATATGATTTACTTGTTATTGGTGGAGGTATTACAGGCTCAGGAATTGCTTTAGATGCAGCAAATCGCGGAATGAAAACAGCATTAGTTGAGATGCAGGACTTTGCATCTGGAACATCAAGTCGTTCGACAAAGCTTGTCCACGGTGGCCTTCGTTATTTAAAGCAGTTTGAAGTGAAAATGGTTGCAGAAGTTGGAAAAGAGCGTGCCATTGTGTATGAAAATGGTCCACACGTAACAACACCAGAGTGGATGTTATTACCATTTCATACAGGAGGTACGTTTGGAAAGTACTCAACATCAGTGGGACTACGCGTATATGATTATCTAGCAGGAGTCAAACGTTCTGAGCGTCGTAAAATGTTCAGTGCTGAAGAAACATTAAAGCGCGAACCCCTTGTAAAATCACAGGATTTAAAAGGCGGTGGCTATTATGTTGAGTATAAAACAGACGACGCTCGCTTAACAATTGAAGTAGCAAAAGAAGCAGCAAATCGCGGTGCTGATTTAGTAAACTACACAAAAGTAGACGAGTTTATTTATGACAATGGAACGGTTATTGGTGCAGTAGTTGTTGATCAAATTACGAAAAGATCGTACAAAATTCATGCAAAAAAAATTGTGAACGCAGCTGGTCCTTGGGTTGATTCTCTACGTGAAAAAGATAATTCAAAAAAAGGAAAACAGCTACAGTTAACAAAAGGCATTCACTTAGTAATTGATCAAAAGCGTTTTCCACTGCAACAAGCTATCTACTTTGATACGCCAGATGGCCGTATGGTGTTTGCTATTCCACGTGATGGTAAAACATACGTTGGAACAACGGATACAGTCTATAAAGAAGATGCAAGGCACCCACAGATGACTGTAAAAGATCGCGAATACGTAATTGACGCAATCAACTACATGTTCCCAACTGTCAACATCACAGTTGATGATGTTGAATCAAGCTGGGCTGGTGTTCGACCATTAATTCATGAAGAAGGAAAAGACCCATCTGAGATTTCACGCAAAGACGAAGTGTGGACATCACATTCAGGATTAATTACGATTGCTGGAGGAAAACTAACTGGCTATCGTAAAATGGCAGAGCTTGTAGTAAATACGGTTGCAGAGCAGTTGAAAGCAGAAGGAAACGCGTTTAAACCTAGTCAAACAAAATATTTACCGATTTCTGGTGGAGATGTGGGTGGCTCTAAGAATTTCCCGAAATTCGTCGAGGAAAAAGTGAAAGTCGGCGTAGAGCTTGGGCTGTCTCCTGAAGCAGCAACAAAACTTGTTAAGCGCTATGGTTCTAATATTGATTTGTTGTATCGCTACATGACCGACTATAAAGATAAAATGAAAGCAAGTAATTTACCGGCAAGCGTATTTTTACAAGTACAGTATGGAATAGAAGAAGAGATGGTTACAAAGCCAATCGATTTATTTATCCGTCGTACAGGCGCTTTATTCTTTGATATTGCTTGGGTCCGTGAGTGGAAAGAAGCCGTTATTAAATACATGGCGCAAGAGTTAAGCTGGACGCCTCAGCAAACGTCTGAGTATAGCCAAGAGCTTAACAAACATTTACATGATGCAGTTGTGCCAGTTGATGAAAAAGGTAGCCAAATCGCTGATATTTCATGA
- a CDS encoding YhdB family protein, producing the protein MDTIDYDRALYYTNRSQWDNLLILMVRTEDDFLSKKIEHFLHAYNFERNYRVIQEELYSLLRYIDHASELSEHNLNDFVAVDPLT; encoded by the coding sequence ATGGACACAATTGATTATGACCGTGCTTTATATTACACGAATCGATCACAATGGGATAACTTGTTAATTTTAATGGTTCGCACTGAAGATGATTTTCTTTCAAAGAAAATCGAACATTTTTTACACGCCTACAACTTTGAACGAAACTATCGAGTAATTCAAGAAGAACTGTATTCGTTATTGCGTTATATTGACCATGCTTCAGAGCTTTCAGAGCACAACCTGAATGATTTTGTAGCAGTGGATCCCTTAACGTAA